The genomic stretch CCCGGATAAAAAGAAATTGCAGGCGAAAGGTATTGCCTCAGTACGTTCACGCGTGGCGAATCTGGTGGAATTATTGCCGGATATTCGCCATGAAACGGTGTGCAACGCCGTGACACAGGCGTTTTTCGAACACTATCAGGCAGTGTGTCAGCTAGAGATTATCTCGCCGGATGCGTTCCCTGATCTCCCCGGGTTCGCTGAGCGGTTCGCGCATCAGAGCAGTTGGGAGTGGAATTTTGGTCAGGCTCCGGAATTTAGCCATACGCTGGATACCCGTTTTGACTGGGGCGGAGTAGAACTGCATTTTGATGTGGAGCGAGGTGTGATCAGTCGGTGCCAGCTGTTTACCGATAGTCTGAATCCTACCCCGTTGGAGGCGTTAGCCGACCGGCTGAAAGGGGTATTTTACCGCCCCGAAGCATTGCTTGCGGTAGGAGAGCAATTGGCTGTGGATTATCCTCAGCAACACAATGAAATACGTGCACTGACTGTCTGGCTATCGGAAAACGTGCGTTAATAATTTGAAATCTCTATTAGGGGTTTGTCTGAAAAGTGAAAAACGGATTGTTTTTAGACAGAGCCAAACGATAAATTAACATCGGTTTGGGCAGTAACCAACATGGTATTCGCGTGAAAAGGACGAGGATTATTTATCATATTTTCTTACGGGTTTTTAGGCGTAGGTGAGTGATTAGACGCAGTGCCATTGACCCGCTTTGAATATTATTGTTAATAATCTTTAATGCTTCTGGAGTGATAGCAGCGAATAGGATCAGGTCAGGCAGCGCATTTTGTCTGACTGCTCGTTACGGCGGGTTCATCTTTTAACTCTGGCTATAACACTATGCGTATCCAGCTTGCAGTTGACTATGTCAGTCAGTACCACTTTTCTCCTGTCTATCACCTGGACTCACGGTTACTGGCACTGGAGATGAGCGGACGTTTCAAGAACGAATCAGGTGGGTTTTCCGTCCCACAGGCGATTTTACTGGGTATGCTGAATCGCCGCCAAAAGCAGTCATTGCTCAGAGAACAACTGGCGATCCTCAAAGAGAAATCAGCCTGGTTTATCCGTCATCGAGTTGTGGTGGTGCTGAAAATCGATCACACGCTGACGGAATTTCTGGTCGACGATACGTTGCTGGGGCGGGAATTTCGCTCGCTGCCTTTCCTGCAGCTTGAAATTAATGAGAATTTCCCCGATATATCATCCGGACGGAATAATCCGCTGCTGATGAAATTAAGTCAGTCGTTCCATTTATGGCTGGATGATTTTGGTTCCGGCAAAATGAATATGAAACCTTTCTATGATGGTGTCATTTCCAGTGTGAAAATGGATACGGCATTTACTAATAAATTATTAACGCGTCCTGTTTGTGTGTCTATTATTAACCCTATGTTACTGGCGATGAGGAAACAATGTCCCTCGCTAAAGGTGGTGGCAAAAGGGGTAGATAATGTCGCGGGTTTTGAGAAGGCGCTTGAGCTTAATGTTAATGCCGTTCAAGGGCAATTATGGCCCTCGGTGTCGCCAGACGCGTTGGATAACGTATTGATGCCGGTAGCCTGTTACGGTTGATCGCCATCCTCGGTTGACCACTATCCTTGGTTGACTACTATCCCGCTTGTTCGCTACCCATGCGGATGCCGTGCCCAGTGTGGTATGGCATCCGCATGGCAATGTCGCCCCCGGTTATATGATGCACGCGCTTGTATGTTCCTATCCAACGTAACGTTTCTGTCGGTGTGTTCTTATCGGCTAATAGCCCTGTAGTTACTCCGTGTTAATTCTCCCGTTGCAGTTCTACACTGATGAAAAAGGGGGAAGTTATGCCACATCACCTGCCGTTCAATAATCACTATCACCAGCAACTGCCGGGATATTATACCGAGCTGACGCCAACGCCGTTGCATGGCGCGCGGTTGCTGTATCACAACGCCTCCCTTGCGCAGGAACTCGGGTTATCCGCTGACTGGTTTGAAGGCGATAACCAGCGTATCTGGACTGGCGAACGACTGTTGCCCGGTATGGCGCCGTTGGCTCAGGTGTACAGCGGCCATCAATTCGGCGTCTGGGCCGGGCAACTGGGTGATGGCCGCGGCATCCTCCTGGGGCAACAGCAACTGGCGGATGGCCGCACGCAGGACTGGCATCTCAAAGGTGCCGGGCTGACCCCGTATTCGCGTATGGGCGACGGGCGGGCCGTGTTGCGTTCCGTTGTGCGCGAGTTTCTGGCATCGGAAGCGTTACACCACCTCGGTGTTCCTACCACGCGTGCGTTAACCATCGTCAGTAGTGATCATCCAGTGCGGCGTGAGCAGGAAGAGCGCGGAGCGATGCTATTGCGGGTAGCGGATAGCCATGTCCGTTTCGGGCATTTCGAACATTTCTATTACCGGCGTGAACCCGAGCAAGTCCGTCAGTTGGCAGAATACGTGATTGCCTGTCACTGGCCACAGTGGCAGCAGGACGCCGATCGCTATTATCTGTGGTTCAGTGATGTGGTGGCGCGCACGGCGAGGTTGATTGCACACTGGCAGGCGGTTGGGTTCGCTCACGGTGTGATGAATACCGACAACATGTCCATTCTCGGGTTGACTATCGACTATGGCCCGTTCGGGTTTATGGACGACTATCAGCCCGATTATATCTGTAATCACTCGGATCATCAGGGACGCTACGCCTTCGATAACCAACCCGCCGTGGCGTTATGGAATCTGCATCGTCTGGCGCAATCACTGTCAGGGTTGATACCCGTAGCGCGGTTACAACAGGCGCTGGAGGGGTATGAACCTGCATTGATGCAGCGATTCGGTGAGCTGATGCGCGCTAAATTGGGGTTTGATACGCCGCAGGCGCAGGATAACGATCTGCTGGTCGGCTTGTTGCAACTGATGAAGCGGGAGCGGGCGGATTATACCTTTATTTTTCGGCTGCTGTCGGAAACGGAACGACACAGCAGCCACTCCCCACTTCGAGATGTCTTTATCGACCTGGCGGCATTTGATGAGTGGTTCAGTGCTTATCGCCAACGGCTGATGTTGGAAAGCGCGGATGATACCGAGCGTCAGCAACGGATGAAACAGGCTAATCCGCGTTATATCTTGCGTAATTATCTGGCCCAGCAGGCGATTGATCTGGCAGAAAAAGAGGATGTCAGTGCGCTTGCCCGTCTGCATCAAACGCTGCAACAACCCTATGCCGAGCAACCTGATAAGGCTGATTTGGCCGCTTTGCCACCAGACTGGGGGAAGCATCTGGAGATTTCCTGCTCCAGTTAGATTCGTTTCGTCGGTATGCAACGCGGGTGAAGAAAAACACGATAACTGACTGTATGATGATGGGAATTACGGGGCCAGGGGACTCGTTATTTCCTATGACACGCCGTAAAATCAATATAAGTCAGGGCTGCATCCTCTGTTTTTCCTGATGCGGGTTCAGCGACAAAGTCGATGCGTTGAGGCAGGACGTTGTGTGTGGTAACCGCTCATCGGTGTGATGATAATGTGGATGTGAACCATCCTGGCTGACAGCAACAACGCCAGTGGCTAAAAACGGCGTAATAAAAGCCGTGTCATTTTAAGT from Dickeya zeae NCPPB 2538 encodes the following:
- a CDS encoding lipoate--protein ligase A, translating into MPALRLLISDSVDPWFNLAVEECIFRQMPPTQRVLFLWRNAETVVIGRAQNPWKECNTRRMEQDGIKLARRSSGGGAVFHDLGNTCFTFMAGKPGYDKSVSTGIILRALSVLGVEAQASGRNDLVIETADGVRKISGSAYRESIDRGFHHGTLLLDANLSRLADYLNPDKKKLQAKGIASVRSRVANLVELLPDIRHETVCNAVTQAFFEHYQAVCQLEIISPDAFPDLPGFAERFAHQSSWEWNFGQAPEFSHTLDTRFDWGGVELHFDVERGVISRCQLFTDSLNPTPLEALADRLKGVFYRPEALLAVGEQLAVDYPQQHNEIRALTVWLSENVR
- a CDS encoding EAL domain-containing protein yields the protein MRIQLAVDYVSQYHFSPVYHLDSRLLALEMSGRFKNESGGFSVPQAILLGMLNRRQKQSLLREQLAILKEKSAWFIRHRVVVVLKIDHTLTEFLVDDTLLGREFRSLPFLQLEINENFPDISSGRNNPLLMKLSQSFHLWLDDFGSGKMNMKPFYDGVISSVKMDTAFTNKLLTRPVCVSIINPMLLAMRKQCPSLKVVAKGVDNVAGFEKALELNVNAVQGQLWPSVSPDALDNVLMPVACYG
- a CDS encoding protein adenylyltransferase SelO; amino-acid sequence: MPHHLPFNNHYHQQLPGYYTELTPTPLHGARLLYHNASLAQELGLSADWFEGDNQRIWTGERLLPGMAPLAQVYSGHQFGVWAGQLGDGRGILLGQQQLADGRTQDWHLKGAGLTPYSRMGDGRAVLRSVVREFLASEALHHLGVPTTRALTIVSSDHPVRREQEERGAMLLRVADSHVRFGHFEHFYYRREPEQVRQLAEYVIACHWPQWQQDADRYYLWFSDVVARTARLIAHWQAVGFAHGVMNTDNMSILGLTIDYGPFGFMDDYQPDYICNHSDHQGRYAFDNQPAVALWNLHRLAQSLSGLIPVARLQQALEGYEPALMQRFGELMRAKLGFDTPQAQDNDLLVGLLQLMKRERADYTFIFRLLSETERHSSHSPLRDVFIDLAAFDEWFSAYRQRLMLESADDTERQQRMKQANPRYILRNYLAQQAIDLAEKEDVSALARLHQTLQQPYAEQPDKADLAALPPDWGKHLEISCSS